In one window of Pseudodesulfovibrio sediminis DNA:
- a CDS encoding DsrE family protein yields the protein MANFLFVLSKDDNEAATRCFQFAKIAHGKGHHVDLFFIDGGVEWAVSGRDLSTKTTTGDCPQDYLPYLVENEVKGGVCTPCANNRSLDEADFHSNMQLDGGPHLIDMAAEAKVFNF from the coding sequence ATGGCCAATTTTTTGTTTGTGCTCAGCAAGGATGACAATGAAGCTGCAACGCGGTGCTTTCAGTTTGCCAAGATTGCACATGGAAAGGGGCATCATGTTGATCTGTTTTTCATTGACGGTGGTGTCGAGTGGGCCGTTTCTGGCCGGGATTTAAGCACGAAGACGACCACTGGAGATTGTCCGCAGGATTATCTGCCGTATCTGGTGGAAAATGAAGTGAAGGGCGGCGTGTGCACGCCGTGCGCCAATAATCGCTCCTTGGATGAGGCTGATTTTCACTCCAATATGCAATTGGATGGCGGGCCGCATCTGATCGATATGGCAGCGGAGGCAAAAGTCTTCAATTTTTAA